A portion of the Brevundimonas pondensis genome contains these proteins:
- a CDS encoding DUF5309 domain-containing protein, producing MAAPTNTFTRYDAVGVREDLSDIIYDISPVEVPLLTNIGKKKAKQTFFEWQTDALAAAVTTNAVIEGDDTAAIAVSPTTRVGNYTQISKKAFTISGTLEATDRAGRAEEAAYQKAKRLKELKRDMEATLTSSQVAVAGDNSTARKTAALDPWLKTNRNNGNGGTGDYAYTATPITARTAATTANIRTFSETILKDIIKQQWSSGGQTKMLMVGPFNKSVVSGFAGIAAQRHNVSGAQQGTIIGAADVYVSDFGNVSVVPNRFMPEDRAYLIDPEYLSLATLRPVFSEKLAKTGDSEKFHLLTEYGLQVDNEKAHAVARDLAAA from the coding sequence ATGGCCGCCCCTACGAACACCTTTACCCGCTATGATGCGGTCGGTGTCCGCGAAGACCTCTCGGACATCATCTACGATATCAGCCCGGTCGAAGTGCCGCTGCTGACCAACATCGGCAAGAAGAAGGCCAAGCAGACCTTCTTCGAGTGGCAGACCGACGCCCTCGCCGCCGCCGTCACCACCAATGCGGTGATCGAAGGCGACGACACGGCGGCTATCGCCGTTTCGCCCACCACGCGCGTCGGCAACTACACCCAGATCTCCAAGAAGGCCTTCACCATCTCGGGCACTCTGGAGGCCACCGACCGTGCCGGTCGCGCCGAGGAAGCCGCTTACCAGAAGGCCAAGCGCCTGAAGGAGCTGAAGCGGGACATGGAGGCCACCCTGACTTCCTCGCAGGTCGCGGTGGCCGGCGACAACAGCACGGCCCGCAAGACCGCCGCGCTGGACCCTTGGCTGAAGACCAACCGCAACAACGGCAACGGCGGCACTGGTGACTATGCCTACACCGCCACGCCGATCACGGCCCGCACCGCCGCCACCACGGCGAACATTCGCACCTTCAGCGAGACGATCCTGAAGGACATCATCAAGCAGCAATGGTCGTCCGGTGGGCAGACCAAGATGCTGATGGTGGGGCCGTTCAACAAGTCGGTCGTGTCCGGCTTCGCGGGCATTGCGGCTCAGCGCCACAACGTCAGCGGCGCCCAGCAAGGCACCATCATTGGCGCGGCTGATGTCTATGTTTCGGACTTCGGCAACGTCAGCGTGGTTCCCAACCGGTTCATGCCGGAAGACCGGGCCTACCTGATCGACCCGGAATACCTGTCGCTGGCCACCCTGCGTCCGGTGTTCTCCGAGAAGCTGGCCAAGACCGGCGACTCCGAGAAGTTCCACCTGCTGACCGAATACGGCCTGCAAGTGGACAACGAGAAGGCCCACGCCGTCGCGCGTGACCTTGCCGCCGCCTAA
- a CDS encoding portal protein → MTDRMDDSQLQSIVAAEIADAVSFIDDDIGPQRVRAVDYYFGRPFGDEEPGRSQIVSRDVHDMISAAMPSLMRIFFGPENVVEFEPYGPEDVDEAEQKTDYVNYIVTTDNDGFEIFYAVLKNALREKVGITKTWWDNSEEVCTRSYTGLDEDGLTLLLEDLNKARKAELVESSEDEAGLSVRIKLTRPVDKVCIEAIPPEEFLISRDARSLDEAAFKAHRTTKTVSDLIALGYDREDIEAGASDDLDWNEERQARNPALNGLDDAIDPTMRQVLYVEAYVRADYDGDGIAELMKVCTVGPGYKVIHKEPADDHPFADFHVDPEPHTFFGESLADKTMDVQESKSRLLRAGFDGLAQSLFPRTVVGRNGNMEDALNTEVGAVLRADGDASSAYFFQAAPNTAQHAFPFLTYMDELRENRTGMSKVSMGLDAEALQNTTATAAEGNFTRSQERIELMARILASGMRKLFRRVAVLVTENQRAERMVKLRNKWVPMDPRAWRSDMNVICNVGLGGGSPEQKISVLSMIAGKQEAIMLQTGPDNPLVTVKQYHTTLSKLVQEAGFKNPDAFFTDPESDEVKQRMAAKAQEPPPPDPKVVEAEQRLQLEAQKAEAQMQFQVQKAAADLQIAREKMAMDIEAQREKQRLEAEFRREQAVAELQLKRDEMAMEFELKRQANELNAQAKVAAASTTVNGPEQGGEPG, encoded by the coding sequence ATGACCGACCGCATGGATGATTCGCAGCTTCAGAGCATCGTCGCGGCCGAGATCGCTGACGCCGTGTCGTTCATTGATGACGACATTGGCCCGCAGCGCGTCAGGGCGGTGGATTACTACTTCGGGCGTCCGTTCGGGGACGAAGAGCCCGGCCGGTCGCAGATTGTCTCGCGTGACGTGCACGACATGATTTCGGCGGCCATGCCGAGCCTGATGCGCATCTTCTTCGGCCCGGAGAATGTGGTCGAGTTCGAGCCCTACGGCCCCGAAGATGTGGACGAGGCTGAACAGAAGACCGACTACGTCAACTACATCGTCACCACGGACAACGACGGCTTCGAAATCTTCTACGCGGTGCTGAAGAATGCGCTGCGGGAGAAGGTGGGGATTACCAAGACCTGGTGGGACAACTCCGAGGAGGTCTGCACCCGCAGCTATACGGGGCTGGATGAAGACGGCCTGACGCTGCTGTTGGAAGATCTGAACAAGGCCCGCAAGGCCGAGTTGGTCGAGTCCTCGGAGGATGAGGCCGGGTTGTCGGTCCGGATCAAGCTGACCCGTCCGGTGGACAAGGTCTGCATCGAAGCGATCCCGCCCGAAGAGTTCCTGATCTCCCGCGACGCCCGGTCGCTGGACGAAGCGGCCTTTAAGGCGCACCGCACCACCAAGACTGTCTCTGACCTGATCGCTCTCGGCTATGATCGGGAAGACATCGAAGCCGGGGCGTCGGATGATCTGGACTGGAACGAAGAGCGCCAGGCCCGCAACCCGGCCCTGAATGGCTTGGACGACGCCATTGACCCGACGATGCGTCAGGTTCTCTACGTCGAAGCCTATGTGCGGGCTGACTACGACGGCGACGGCATCGCGGAGCTGATGAAGGTCTGCACTGTCGGGCCGGGCTACAAGGTCATCCACAAGGAGCCGGCGGACGATCACCCGTTCGCGGACTTCCACGTCGATCCCGAGCCGCACACCTTCTTCGGGGAGTCGCTGGCCGATAAGACCATGGACGTGCAGGAGAGCAAGTCTCGCCTGTTGCGCGCCGGGTTCGACGGACTGGCGCAGAGCCTGTTCCCGCGCACCGTGGTTGGTCGCAACGGCAACATGGAGGACGCGCTCAACACCGAGGTGGGGGCGGTCCTGCGGGCTGATGGGGATGCCTCGTCGGCCTATTTCTTCCAGGCGGCGCCGAACACGGCTCAGCATGCCTTCCCCTTCCTGACCTACATGGACGAGCTGCGGGAGAACCGCACCGGCATGTCGAAGGTCTCGATGGGATTGGACGCGGAGGCGCTTCAGAACACCACGGCCACGGCGGCCGAGGGCAACTTCACCCGCTCGCAGGAGCGTATCGAACTGATGGCGCGCATCCTGGCGTCGGGCATGCGCAAGCTGTTCCGCCGGGTCGCGGTGCTGGTCACGGAGAACCAGCGCGCCGAACGCATGGTGAAGCTGCGTAACAAGTGGGTTCCGATGGACCCGCGCGCGTGGCGCTCCGACATGAACGTGATCTGCAACGTCGGTCTGGGGGGCGGGTCGCCGGAACAGAAGATCAGCGTCCTTTCGATGATCGCCGGCAAGCAGGAAGCCATCATGCTCCAGACCGGGCCGGACAATCCACTGGTCACGGTGAAGCAGTATCATACGACCCTGTCGAAGCTGGTCCAGGAGGCGGGCTTCAAGAACCCCGACGCCTTCTTCACCGATCCTGAATCGGACGAGGTTAAGCAGCGCATGGCGGCGAAGGCGCAAGAGCCGCCCCCGCCCGATCCGAAGGTGGTTGAGGCCGAACAGCGCCTGCAACTGGAGGCGCAGAAGGCCGAAGCCCAGATGCAGTTTCAGGTGCAGAAGGCGGCCGCCGATCTGCAAATCGCCCGCGAGAAAATGGCCATGGACATCGAGGCCCAGCGCGAGAAGCAGCGGCTCGAAGCCGAGTTCCGCCGTGAGCAGGCCGTCGCCGAGCTTCAACTGAAGCGGGACGAGATGGCCATGGAGTTCGAGTTGAAGCGCCAGGCCAACGAACTGAACGCGCAAGCCAAGGTCGCGGCAGCGTCCACCACGGTCAACGGACCGGAGCAGGGGGGTGAGCCCGGATGA
- a CDS encoding cupin domain-containing protein, which produces MTGDVVDLAQKFGGFSDHWRPRVAAQLNGQDVRLVKMQGVFPWHSHAEAEEMFLVWKGRFRVEFRDRVETLEPGQFIVVPRGVEHRTAADEEAEVMIFEPSEVINTGDAPTSDFTAPSGQTI; this is translated from the coding sequence ATGACCGGCGACGTCGTCGATCTGGCGCAGAAGTTCGGCGGCTTTTCCGACCACTGGCGGCCGCGCGTTGCGGCGCAGCTGAACGGTCAGGACGTGCGGCTGGTCAAGATGCAGGGGGTCTTTCCCTGGCACAGTCACGCCGAGGCCGAGGAGATGTTCCTGGTCTGGAAGGGCCGGTTCCGTGTCGAGTTCCGCGACCGTGTTGAGACTCTGGAACCCGGCCAATTCATCGTCGTGCCGCGCGGCGTCGAACACCGCACCGCCGCCGACGAGGAGGCCGAGGTGATGATCTTCGAGCCTTCCGAAGTCATCAACACCGGCGACGCCCCGACCTCGGACTTCACCGCACCTTCCGGCCAGACGATATGA
- a CDS encoding terminase small subunit-like protein, producing the protein MGRPSDFTPEIANEICERLSKGESLRSITGAQRDDFMPSETTVRRWLAGDEDWNEQFRRQYAHAREAQADHYAEEIIDIADGVDQWRPTDADMASAVVRDPQRDRLRIDARKWVASKLAPKKYGEKVALTGGSEDDAPLQVIINKPA; encoded by the coding sequence ATGGGACGGCCTAGCGACTTCACCCCCGAGATCGCCAACGAGATTTGCGAGCGACTGTCCAAGGGCGAAAGCCTGCGGTCGATCACCGGAGCCCAGCGCGACGACTTCATGCCCTCTGAGACCACGGTGCGCCGGTGGCTAGCTGGGGATGAGGATTGGAACGAACAGTTTCGGCGGCAATACGCACACGCGAGAGAGGCCCAGGCCGATCACTACGCGGAAGAGATCATCGACATCGCGGACGGCGTGGATCAGTGGCGACCGACTGATGCGGATATGGCTTCGGCCGTTGTCCGTGACCCGCAGCGGGACCGCCTCCGCATCGACGCTCGTAAGTGGGTCGCGTCGAAGCTGGCGCCGAAGAAGTATGGCGAGAAGGTCGCTCTGACAGGCGGCAGCGAGGATGATGCCCCGCTTCAGGTCATCATCAACAAGCCCGCGTGA
- a CDS encoding CcdC protein domain-containing protein, whose protein sequence is MSPQTMGPLIGIGVALIIILLRNRRKRTLRPHLLWVMPLLVTTAIGFGLWANTQHPHFGPFAWIAFVAALTLGGVAGWQRGRTITIEKEPDGSLKAQASPLGLILIIGLVAARAGLREVMEANAAAWHLDAVVVTDAFMLFAIGMIVAQRVELYIRARRILTGGADNHMEVAA, encoded by the coding sequence ATGTCGCCGCAAACCATGGGCCCGCTGATCGGCATCGGCGTGGCCCTGATCATCATCCTGCTGCGCAACCGGCGCAAACGGACGCTTCGACCGCACCTGCTGTGGGTCATGCCCCTGCTGGTCACAACGGCGATCGGCTTTGGCCTGTGGGCCAATACCCAGCATCCGCACTTCGGGCCCTTCGCCTGGATCGCCTTCGTGGCCGCCCTGACCCTGGGCGGCGTCGCCGGTTGGCAACGCGGCAGGACCATCACTATCGAGAAAGAGCCGGACGGCTCGCTGAAGGCCCAGGCCTCGCCGCTGGGGCTGATCCTGATCATCGGCCTGGTCGCGGCGCGCGCGGGCCTGCGCGAGGTGATGGAGGCCAACGCCGCCGCCTGGCATCTGGACGCCGTGGTCGTCACCGACGCCTTCATGCTGTTCGCCATCGGCATGATCGTGGCGCAACGCGTCGAGCTCTACATCCGCGCCCGTCGCATCCTGACCGGTGGCGCCGACAATCACATGGAGGTCGCGGCATGA
- a CDS encoding glycosyltransferase family 2 protein encodes MTVKVMVGIPARDTVMTGFAHSLAVMMGASACVPDLELRLVTQSGTLICDQRSKLAQSCLDEGCDWLMMLDSDMRFPADTLLRLLKHNEPIVTANYSTRRSPSEPVAFRSLKTCEKLYTEAESEGLEECAANGMGVSLIHRSVFEAMEKPWFYIPYIPASDGHWGEDVWFCNQARKAGFATLVDHDLSRSVKHIGLREYDYIDALAVKDEVVAKWRSEHVA; translated from the coding sequence ATGACCGTCAAGGTTATGGTCGGCATTCCGGCTCGTGACACGGTGATGACCGGCTTCGCGCATTCGCTTGCCGTGATGATGGGCGCTTCGGCCTGTGTTCCCGATTTGGAACTGCGGCTGGTCACGCAGTCCGGCACCCTGATCTGCGACCAACGCTCCAAGCTGGCGCAATCCTGCCTGGACGAGGGCTGCGACTGGCTGATGATGCTGGACAGCGACATGCGCTTTCCGGCGGACACGCTGCTGCGCCTGCTTAAGCACAATGAGCCCATCGTCACCGCCAACTATTCCACCCGGCGATCGCCGTCCGAACCGGTGGCCTTCCGGTCGCTGAAGACCTGCGAGAAGCTCTACACCGAAGCCGAAAGCGAGGGGCTGGAAGAGTGCGCCGCCAACGGCATGGGCGTGTCGCTGATCCACCGCTCGGTGTTCGAGGCGATGGAAAAGCCGTGGTTCTACATCCCCTACATCCCAGCCTCTGACGGGCATTGGGGCGAAGATGTCTGGTTCTGCAATCAGGCGCGCAAGGCCGGGTTCGCCACGCTGGTTGATCACGACCTGTCCCGGTCGGTGAAGCACATCGGCCTGCGGGAATACGACTACATCGACGCCCTCGCCGTGAAGGACGAGGTGGTCGCGAAGTGGAGGTCCGAGCATGTCGCTTGA
- a CDS encoding fumarylacetoacetate hydrolase family protein — MKLASLKHGRDGRLVVVSNDLNWFTDAFLIAPTLQAALDDWDRCEPLLRALAESLEHEAVPRGRFHERDAAAPLPRAYQWADGSAYVNHVELVRKARNAEMPATFWTDPLMYQGGSDHFMGPRDAIPLKDEAWGCDLEAEIVVVTGDVPLGASRDEALASIRLVGLVNDVSLRNLIPGELAKGFGFVQSKPASALSPVFVTPDALGDRWKDGKLSGALSVQLNGKDFGQADAGVDMTFDFGVLIAHLAKTRALIAGSIIGSGTVSNKDADGGPGKPVAEGGLGYSCIAEVRTVETILTGEAKTPFLKHGDTVRIEMLDDKHHTIFGAIEQTVAPA; from the coding sequence ATGAAACTCGCCTCGCTCAAGCACGGCCGTGACGGCCGCCTCGTCGTCGTCTCCAACGACCTGAACTGGTTCACGGACGCCTTCCTGATCGCCCCGACGCTGCAGGCGGCGCTGGATGACTGGGACCGCTGCGAGCCCCTGCTGCGCGCCCTCGCCGAAAGCCTGGAGCATGAAGCCGTGCCGCGCGGCCGCTTCCATGAGCGCGACGCCGCCGCCCCCCTGCCCCGCGCCTATCAGTGGGCCGACGGCTCGGCCTATGTGAACCACGTCGAACTGGTCCGCAAAGCCCGCAACGCCGAGATGCCGGCAACCTTCTGGACCGACCCGCTGATGTATCAGGGCGGTTCGGACCACTTCATGGGTCCGCGCGACGCCATCCCGCTGAAGGACGAGGCCTGGGGCTGCGACCTGGAGGCCGAGATCGTGGTCGTGACCGGCGACGTGCCCCTGGGCGCCAGCCGCGATGAGGCCCTGGCCTCTATCCGTCTGGTCGGTCTGGTCAACGACGTCAGCCTGCGCAACCTGATCCCCGGCGAACTGGCCAAGGGCTTCGGCTTCGTCCAGTCCAAGCCCGCCAGCGCCCTGTCGCCGGTCTTCGTCACGCCGGACGCGCTGGGCGATCGCTGGAAGGACGGCAAGCTGTCCGGCGCCCTGTCGGTGCAGTTGAACGGCAAGGACTTCGGTCAGGCCGACGCGGGCGTGGACATGACCTTCGACTTCGGCGTGCTGATCGCCCATCTGGCCAAGACCCGCGCCTTGATCGCCGGCTCGATCATCGGCTCGGGCACGGTGTCGAACAAGGACGCCGACGGCGGTCCGGGCAAGCCGGTGGCCGAGGGCGGTCTGGGCTATTCCTGCATCGCAGAGGTCCGCACGGTCGAGACCATCCTGACCGGCGAAGCCAAGACGCCCTTCCTCAAGCACGGCGACACGGTCCGCATCGAGATGCTGGACGACAAGCACCACACGATCTTCGGCGCCATCGAACAAACGGTCGCGCCCGCCTGA
- a CDS encoding methyltransferase family protein produces MSKPDTPGVLLPPPLIYFGFLAAGWGLGVWTHEPSLGLAVEVRRGVALTLILGGLLLDGAAAGYFRRLGTPPEPWKPTTALATEGLYRFSRNPIYLGFAITYLGLAIAMDSPIAVALLIPCLIVVDRFVIAREERYLTAKFGAEYQAYKGKVRRWL; encoded by the coding sequence ATGAGCAAGCCCGACACCCCCGGCGTCCTGCTGCCGCCGCCGCTGATCTATTTCGGCTTCCTCGCCGCCGGATGGGGGCTGGGCGTCTGGACTCATGAGCCGTCCCTGGGGCTGGCGGTCGAGGTGCGGCGCGGGGTCGCCCTGACGCTGATTCTCGGCGGCCTGCTGCTGGACGGGGCGGCGGCGGGCTATTTCCGCCGTCTGGGCACCCCGCCCGAACCGTGGAAGCCGACGACGGCTCTGGCCACAGAGGGCCTCTACAGGTTCAGCCGCAACCCGATCTATCTGGGCTTCGCCATCACCTACCTGGGTCTGGCCATCGCCATGGACAGTCCGATTGCGGTCGCTCTGCTGATCCCCTGCCTGATCGTCGTCGATCGCTTCGTCATCGCTCGTGAAGAACGCTATCTGACGGCGAAATTCGGCGCTGAATACCAAGCCTACAAAGGAAAGGTCCGCCGATGGCTGTGA
- a CDS encoding M15 family metallopeptidase, with protein sequence MAFRLSSRSLARLEGVHPDLIRVVKRAIELTPVDFGITEGLRTKERQRQLVAQGASRTMNSRHLTGHAVDVVAYIGSEVRWDWPLYPRIAKAFRQAAAELKVPIEWGGDWPKLRDGPHFELSRKAYP encoded by the coding sequence ATGGCTTTTCGTTTGTCGTCGCGCTCTCTGGCGCGGCTCGAAGGCGTTCACCCCGATCTGATCCGGGTGGTGAAGCGGGCCATCGAACTGACCCCGGTGGATTTCGGCATCACCGAGGGCCTGCGGACCAAGGAGCGCCAGCGTCAGCTTGTCGCTCAGGGCGCCAGCCGCACCATGAACAGCCGCCACCTGACCGGCCATGCCGTGGACGTGGTGGCCTACATCGGCTCGGAGGTCCGCTGGGATTGGCCTCTATATCCCCGCATCGCCAAGGCGTTCCGGCAGGCGGCGGCCGAACTGAAGGTTCCCATCGAGTGGGGCGGCGACTGGCCGAAGCTGCGCGACGGCCCGCACTTCGAACTGAGTCGGAAGGCCTATCCGTGA
- a CDS encoding LptA/OstA family protein translates to MTDPQDPLPEASWTFRRWFTYAVTLIALILIGWIVAKLTDGVHLAGVAYGLIGLVALFATYYLIAPSAEHVVKLLRLASLLKRP, encoded by the coding sequence ATGACCGATCCGCAAGACCCGCTGCCCGAGGCGTCGTGGACCTTCCGCCGCTGGTTCACCTACGCCGTCACCCTGATCGCCCTGATCCTGATCGGATGGATCGTCGCCAAGCTGACCGATGGCGTTCATCTGGCTGGCGTGGCCTACGGGCTGATCGGTCTGGTGGCCCTGTTCGCCACCTACTACCTGATCGCGCCGTCAGCAGAGCATGTGGTCAAGCTGCTGCGTCTGGCGAGCCTGTTGAAGAGGCCGTGA
- a CDS encoding phage adaptor protein → MSLETYSDLCEAIAGWLNRSDLTARVPDFIRLAEAQMNRQLDCRQMVQTMQISISGEDYWLPNDFAGVKSLRLDGTPSTAPEYVLPEALDDAFAAPGRPCRYTITDRIVFDPVPDGVHAGRLRYRKRLCPLSATNRCNWLLKQHPDAYLYGALVQAAPYLEDDDRVGVWGGFFNAAIDQINADDKRQAFPGTVNARGRPL, encoded by the coding sequence ATGTCGCTTGAGACCTATTCCGACCTTTGCGAAGCCATTGCGGGCTGGCTGAACCGCTCGGACCTGACGGCGCGCGTCCCCGACTTCATCCGTCTGGCTGAAGCCCAGATGAACCGGCAACTGGACTGCCGGCAGATGGTCCAGACCATGCAGATTTCGATTTCCGGCGAGGACTACTGGCTTCCTAACGACTTCGCCGGAGTGAAGTCCCTGCGGTTGGACGGAACGCCCTCGACCGCCCCGGAATACGTGCTGCCGGAAGCCTTGGATGACGCGTTCGCCGCGCCGGGCCGTCCGTGCCGCTACACGATCACCGACCGGATCGTCTTCGACCCCGTTCCCGATGGGGTCCATGCGGGCCGCCTTCGATACCGCAAGCGCCTGTGCCCGCTGTCCGCGACGAACCGGTGCAACTGGCTCCTTAAGCAGCACCCCGACGCCTACCTCTACGGCGCCCTCGTTCAGGCCGCGCCGTATCTCGAAGACGACGACCGCGTGGGCGTGTGGGGCGGCTTCTTCAACGCCGCCATCGACCAGATCAACGCAGACGACAAGCGACAGGCCTTCCCAGGAACGGTCAATGCGCGTGGGAGGCCCCTGTGA
- a CDS encoding cell wall hydrolase yields MTDQWWTSDPVVTPAPQAAPARPQPARQQQRQPAPQIRFADARDALARTLIGEAGNQGDEGMLAVGGVVMNRARSRGLTPEQVVLERNQFEPWGNPETSRRLLSISPDSPEYRRAAALADRVLQGEDVTGGASHFYAPKAQAALGRPKPAWDNGTGRAIGDHLFFSLDGEPQGDVQMTGNAPPQDAWWAADPVATEVVDTFPQEQTGQGLGSSRETAIDLANLRYEDEVAALKQGAWVRNGAEVYQLPGDAFSDRARGSDEPVSGNLYIRRPNLEDQVGAFTMAAAEQIPFLDEAAIATTGALTGDGYAATRESYDLNRDLLNQTNRDARNAGGIAGFASTLLLPGAAASGKYVAQGVGRVDQARRAAQVGLGGGALFGAANTDGDVQDRAQAGAVGGLIGAAAGPLANELVGAVPGLLRRTASGASEATSRVSRGLGVQPPEKPVTPQATDAAMDYVKGLLSQSGRDIAADPVAALGKPITAAEAMGRTGINQMTALSRRSGQAGDMALDVLGSRAVEQPGRVLDDLAAASGLQPGAAEDAISTIARQSRETARPLYEVAYQAQNVDSPVLRDLMSRPSVRAAMNKAVKIAQDEGRNPDELGMVTRAVGVDDAGLPILEVTEVRAPSMQTWDYVKRGMDDVLEGYRDSTSGKMNLDTGGRAAEANRQALRAELTNTDQPWGAAYKAALEAGGDAPRVEAAFREGPSLFSSRVNERTFRQRVEGMNETQRNATLAGVVDDLFNKARTGRVNIRQLRTPAVREKLALLMGPEATDGFLTKLAAEADMARSGGRMAPGTNSTTAEALEAMREQDRGVGWIGDFADKMDNGKGPIGAAIETGTEAILSPLAGFVRGFQSPASQPVRDEIARLLLMDPNNLAGLLASRAAPRRPVTPAAAAGGLLSVPVAQSSGLLSQR; encoded by the coding sequence TTGACCGATCAATGGTGGACCTCTGACCCCGTCGTCACCCCGGCGCCGCAAGCCGCCCCGGCCCGGCCCCAGCCCGCCCGGCAGCAGCAGCGTCAGCCCGCGCCCCAAATCCGCTTCGCTGACGCCCGCGACGCCCTTGCGCGCACCCTCATCGGGGAGGCTGGCAATCAGGGTGATGAGGGCATGCTGGCGGTAGGCGGCGTGGTGATGAACCGCGCCCGGAGCCGTGGGCTCACTCCCGAACAAGTCGTGCTTGAGCGCAACCAGTTTGAGCCGTGGGGCAACCCTGAAACGTCCCGGCGACTGCTGTCCATCTCGCCGGACTCTCCAGAGTATCGCCGGGCCGCCGCGCTGGCGGATCGGGTGCTTCAGGGGGAAGATGTGACCGGCGGGGCGTCGCACTTCTACGCCCCCAAGGCTCAGGCCGCTTTGGGGCGCCCGAAACCGGCATGGGACAACGGGACGGGCCGCGCGATTGGCGATCACCTGTTCTTCAGTCTGGACGGCGAGCCTCAAGGTGACGTGCAGATGACCGGCAACGCCCCGCCGCAAGATGCGTGGTGGGCGGCTGACCCGGTTGCGACCGAGGTGGTTGACACCTTCCCGCAGGAGCAAACCGGGCAGGGTCTGGGATCGTCCCGAGAGACGGCCATTGACCTGGCCAACCTCCGCTATGAGGACGAGGTTGCGGCTCTGAAGCAGGGCGCGTGGGTCCGCAACGGCGCGGAGGTCTATCAGCTTCCCGGAGACGCTTTCAGCGACCGTGCGCGGGGGTCTGACGAGCCGGTCAGCGGCAATCTGTATATCCGCCGGCCGAACCTTGAGGATCAGGTCGGGGCCTTCACCATGGCCGCCGCTGAGCAAATCCCTTTCCTTGACGAAGCGGCGATTGCGACGACCGGCGCCCTAACAGGTGATGGCTATGCGGCGACGCGAGAGTCCTACGACCTAAACCGCGATCTGCTGAACCAGACCAACCGTGACGCGCGCAATGCGGGCGGGATTGCGGGCTTCGCCTCGACCCTGCTGCTGCCGGGCGCTGCCGCCTCGGGAAAATATGTGGCGCAAGGTGTCGGGCGGGTGGATCAGGCTCGCCGGGCGGCTCAAGTCGGCCTTGGCGGCGGGGCGCTGTTCGGGGCGGCGAATACGGACGGCGACGTGCAGGATCGCGCTCAGGCCGGCGCTGTCGGTGGCCTCATCGGCGCGGCTGCGGGGCCATTGGCGAACGAGCTTGTTGGGGCGGTTCCTGGCCTGCTGCGCCGCACGGCTTCCGGCGCATCCGAGGCGACTTCGCGGGTCTCGCGCGGCCTTGGGGTCCAGCCGCCCGAAAAGCCGGTCACGCCCCAAGCCACCGACGCGGCCATGGATTATGTCAAGGGGCTGCTGAGCCAGTCCGGCCGTGACATCGCCGCCGATCCTGTGGCCGCGCTCGGCAAGCCGATCACCGCCGCCGAAGCCATGGGCCGCACCGGCATCAACCAGATGACCGCCCTGTCGCGTCGCTCTGGCCAAGCCGGGGATATGGCGCTGGACGTGCTGGGGTCGCGTGCCGTCGAACAGCCGGGCCGTGTCCTGGATGACCTTGCGGCGGCCTCAGGCCTTCAGCCTGGCGCGGCGGAAGACGCGATCTCGACCATCGCCCGTCAGAGTCGAGAGACCGCCCGCCCGCTGTATGAGGTCGCTTATCAGGCACAGAACGTGGATAGCCCGGTCTTGCGCGACCTGATGTCCCGCCCGTCTGTCCGCGCCGCCATGAATAAGGCGGTCAAGATCGCTCAGGACGAAGGGCGCAACCCCGACGAACTGGGCATGGTCACGCGCGCCGTGGGCGTGGATGACGCGGGCCTGCCCATTCTGGAAGTGACCGAGGTCCGAGCCCCGTCGATGCAGACGTGGGACTACGTGAAGCGCGGCATGGATGACGTGCTGGAGGGCTATCGCGACTCCACGTCGGGGAAAATGAACCTGGACACTGGGGGGCGGGCGGCGGAAGCCAACCGGCAGGCCCTGCGCGCCGAACTGACCAATACCGACCAACCGTGGGGGGCGGCCTACAAGGCGGCTCTGGAGGCTGGTGGGGACGCTCCCCGTGTCGAGGCCGCTTTCCGTGAAGGCCCGAGCCTGTTTTCCTCGCGCGTCAATGAGCGGACCTTCCGCCAGCGCGTTGAGGGCATGAACGAGACCCAACGCAACGCCACCCTCGCCGGGGTGGTGGATGACCTGTTCAACAAGGCGCGCACCGGGCGGGTGAATATCCGCCAGCTTCGCACCCCGGCGGTTCGCGAAAAGCTGGCGCTTCTGATGGGACCGGAGGCCACGGACGGCTTCCTGACCAAGCTGGCGGCTGAAGCGGACATGGCGCGCTCAGGCGGTCGTATGGCCCCCGGCACCAACTCGACCACGGCCGAAGCTCTGGAAGCCATGCGCGAGCAGGACCGGGGCGTCGGATGGATCGGCGACTTCGCGGACAAGATGGACAACGGCAAGGGGCCGATTGGCGCCGCCATCGAGACCGGGACCGAAGCGATCCTGTCGCCGCTCGCCGGGTTTGTGCGCGGGTTCCAGTCCCCGGCCTCTCAGCCCGTGCGGGATGAAATCGCGCGCCTACTGCTGATGGACCCCAACAACCTTGCGGGCCTTCTGGCCTCGCGCGCGGCTCCGCGCCGTCCTGTCACTCCGGCGGCGGCGGCGGGTGGACTGCTGTCAGTCCCGGTCGCTCAGTCCAGCGGCCTGCTGTCCCAGCGGTAG